TGAATATTCAAATCACATCGATGTTGAGAAGAGACAATAATAAGTGACATGCTCTTGAAAGGGTGATCGTGATGATGGATGCCTCTGAACTTTCCGAACTTGCATTCTTCCATGATATCGACAGGGATGTGATCGACTTTCTGGCTAAAGGCTCCGAGGTGCGGCAAATGGATCAAGGGGAGATTTTACTGCACCAGCATGATCGTGCCATCGCACTCTATTTTTTAGCAACTGGAAAGGTGCAGTTTCTGATCCATGTGGCAGGTATGGATGATCTTCTTGTCGGCACCGACAGTGAGGTTGGGGCACTGATTGGCTGGTCTGTGTTTCGCGCACCCTATCGCCATACGGTGACCGTACGCTGTGAAACAGAGTGCAGTTTTATACGTATTCCGAGAACACTGTTAACTGAGTTGATGGGAGGGTCACCGCTCATCGCCTACACGCTTTTACGCCGTGTGGCGATAGTTCTTGCGCATCGACTTGAAAATAACAGGGACCGCCTGATCGCCAGTAGCGGTGTCGAAGGGAGAAACATGGTGGAACCTGCTGCCGCAATGAGAACCCGGGGATCAAACCCGTTTGTCGAGTTCGAAAACCTGGGCAGCGATCAGGAGTCAACCTTCAGGTTTCTGCGCCACGTCACTTTTTTTGAAGCCATGCCGGATCATCATTTACGATCCATGTTGTCATTGGGGCAAATGATTCGCGTGAACCCTGGCACAACACTGTTTCAGCAGGGAGGTGAGGCGGAGAAGTTCTACCTGCTTGTCAGCGGACGGATCGAACTCTGGTATTGCAGCAGTGATGGCAAGATCTGTTTTTTTCTCAATAGTCTGGAGAGCACAGGGCAGGCATTCGGCTGGTCCGCTTTGGTCGAACCCAATCACTATCAGGTATCCGCAATCGCCAGTGATTCAGTCTGTGCCCTGGTATTCACAGCTGAAGCATTGACGGCTCTGTGTCACCGGGAACCGTTGTTCGCAACAGAACTAATGGAAAGGGTGATCTGGTTGATCGGCAATCGGCTGCGTATGGCCCGTACCCAATTGATTGCAAGGCGCTATCATAAAGAGACATTGGCTGTAACGGCGTTACTGGAACAGAATGCCGCTACCCTGCATGTGACTTCGCCACTGCATAAAATCCCCTATCTATTGGAAAACAGACTGACCCTCTCCGATGCATTCGGTACCTTGGAACTGATCCGTAATCATGGCGAGGATGAAAATGAGCGCAACCTGGCGAGGCTGTCTCTGGATATCCTGGAAAAGGTGCACGATGAACTC
This sequence is a window from Candidatus Thiodiazotropha sp. LNASS1. Protein-coding genes within it:
- a CDS encoding cyclic nucleotide-binding domain-containing protein, encoding MMDASELSELAFFHDIDRDVIDFLAKGSEVRQMDQGEILLHQHDRAIALYFLATGKVQFLIHVAGMDDLLVGTDSEVGALIGWSVFRAPYRHTVTVRCETECSFIRIPRTLLTELMGGSPLIAYTLLRRVAIVLAHRLENNRDRLIASSGVEGRNMVEPAAAMRTRGSNPFVEFENLGSDQESTFRFLRHVTFFEAMPDHHLRSMLSLGQMIRVNPGTTLFQQGGEAEKFYLLVSGRIELWYCSSDGKICFFLNSLESTGQAFGWSALVEPNHYQVSAIASDSVCALVFTAEALTALCHREPLFATELMERVIWLIGNRLRMARTQLIARRYHKETLAVTALLEQNAATLHVTSPLHKIPYLLENRLTLSDAFGTLELIRNHGEDENERNLARLSLDILEKVHDELHFYQGLQRIYESVANAPEDQTPREVRHHCMRAFRALFEQTHYNVAGEEHLPDSSGHLFIMNHLENHTDNMLPNDFRLTLDTHFVSSMVIYPKYHEAPIRVVKKPELDWYGFQQYFDRLEYLYVYPGEVDEEDRDHHLTREQRNRQFIEQALERLQQGDNIIICPEGRCYYTEESPGPFKAGVFRLALAADIEPLIVPIAVANFDKRLTRTCTAATVFPPFKVSDYINDPDDAESLSEFILTVNEWYKGYVKQAIELTQRCEKAL